A window of the Cygnus atratus isolate AKBS03 ecotype Queensland, Australia chromosome 4, CAtr_DNAZoo_HiC_assembly, whole genome shotgun sequence genome harbors these coding sequences:
- the EIF4E gene encoding eukaryotic translation initiation factor 4E has protein sequence MATVEPETTPNPQPSEEEKTEPAPTQEVASPEQYIKHPLQNRWALWFFKNDKSKTWQANLRLISKFDTVEDFWALYNHIQLSSNLMPGCDYSLFKDGIEPMWEDEKNKRGGRWLITLTKQQRRSDLDRFWLETLLCLIGESFDDYSDDVCGAVVNVRTKGDKIAIWTTECENRDAVTHIGRVYKERLGLPPKIVIGYQSHADTATKSGSTTKNRFVV, from the exons ATGGCGACCGTGGAGCCG GAAACCACTCCCAACCCTCAGccttcagaagaggaaaaaaccGAGCCAGCACCTACTCAGGAGGTTGCCAGCCCTGAACAGTATATTAAGCATCCACTACAAAACAG ATGGGCACTCtggttttttaaaaatgacaagagCAAAACTTGGCAAGCAAATCTTCGTCTGATCTCAAAGTTTGATACTGTTGAAGACTTCTGGGC TTTATACAACCATATCCAGCTCTCTAGTAATTTAATGCCTGGTTGTGACTACTCGCTCTTTAAG GATGGGATTGAACCCATGTgggaagatgagaaaaacaagCGAGGAGGCCGATGGCTAATTACACTAACCAAGCAGCAGAGACGAAGTGACCTTGATCGCTTCTGGCTAGAGACA CTGCTGTGCCTTATTGGGGAGTCATTTGATGACTACAGCGATGATGTATGCGGTGCTGTTGTTAATGTTAGAACTAAGGGTGATAAAATAGCAATATGGACAACTGAATGTGAAAACAGGGATGCTGTTACGCATATAGG gaGAGTATACAAGGAAAGATTAGGACTTCCTCCAAAGATAGTGATTGGTTACCAGTCCCATGCAGACACAGCTACTAAGAGCGGCTCCACCACTAAAAATAGGTTTGTTGTTTAA